DNA from bacterium:
GGTTTTCGTAGGGCCGTACCTTCAGGTGCGGCCACCTTCAAGGCCGACAGGAACGTCGGCCCCACGGCTTGTAACACCCGACGCCACGCTATAAAAAAAGCCGCCCCCGCGGGGCGGCTGTTTATTAGCCAATTCTCGGCGAAGGTTACGTTTTCCCCTCGCCGGCGGCGACGTCGGCCAGAATTTTACGCCACGCCTTGGCGTACGCGTCCCAGGTGTAGGCCTTCTTGACCGCGGTGCGGCCCGAGCGGCCGAAGCGGCGCCGCGAGCCCTCGTCCTTCAACAGCTCGACCACCGCCGCGGCGAAGGGCGCCGGCCCGTCCGCGACGACGAAGTCGCGCCCCGCCACCAACAGGTCCATCCCGTCGGCGCCCACCGAGGTGCTCACCACCGGAAGTCCCGCGCTCAGCGCCTCCACGATCTTCATCTTCATCCCGGAGCCGAGGCGCATCGGGCAGACGTATATTTCCATCCGCCGGATGTACGCGATAAGGTCGGGGACGGTCCCCGTCACGACCACGCCGGGCTTCTCGGCCAGCGCGCGGACCTCCGGGCCGGCGTTCTTCCCGACGACGTGGAACGCGGCCTCCGGGACCCTCTCCCTTATCAACGGGAAGATCTCGTTCGCGAAGTAGCAGACGCAGTCCTTATTGGGCGGGTAGTCCATAACGCCCGAGAAGACGACGGAGTGCGGCTCCTTGGCCGCGTCCTCCAGCGGCGGGATATCGACGCCCGAATGGGCGAAGTATATCGGCAGGCCGGGGCACACCGCGCGCACGATATCGGCGTCCCGCTGCGCCACCATTATACAGCCGTCGTAGCGGCCGTACGTGCGCCGCTCGTAGCGCCGCAGCTTCAAATGCTGCAGCCAGCTGTACACGAAGGCCGCCGGGTTGCCCGCGTGCTTCATCTGGCGCCGGTAGTAGAGCGACCAGGCATCCTGGGGGAAGAGGACCCTGGGCGTGCCCTCCAGGCCGACGGTATACTGCGCCATGTTCACGTTGCCGGCGACGATGACGTCGAAGCTCTCGCGCGCCAGCAGCTCTCCCAACGCCCGGGCGTACTCTTTGCTCCGGAACAGGCGGACGCCGAACGGCAGCGACGAAAATAGCGAACGCGCGCGCCGCCAGACCGTCTTCTTTAACTCGTGGGGGACGACTACCAGTTCTTTGACGTACGGCTCGAGTTCCGCGGCGGCGCCGGCGGCGTCGGCCGACGACATCGCCAGTACCGTGAACTCGTGCTTGCCGGCGAGGCGGCGCAAAAGGTGGTAGTAGCACGCCCGGTTGGAATCGGTGGGCGGGTACGGGACCTCGGACGCTATAAGTAGTACTTTCAAATCCAAACCTCAGCGGTGGACGGCTTTACGAAAGGCGGAATTTAGCATAACTTACCGCGGAAGTGTCAACTTTTCGTGGCCGCCAGTACCGCCCGATAGACCTCCAGCGTCCGCGACGCCATCCGCCGCGGCGAGAATTTTTTGACGTGTTCCCCGCCCGCCGCGGCCAGCTTGCGTCTCTCCCCCTCGTCCGTCGCCAGGAACCGCATCACCGCAGCCAGTTCGTCGACCTCCGGCTCGACGTAGAAGGCCGCGTCGCCGCAGGTCTCGGGGAGCGCGCCTCGCCGCGCCGCCACCACCGGCACGCCCACCGCCATGGCCTCCAGCGCCGGCAGGCCGAACCCCTCGTACGCCGACGGGTAGAGCAGCATCTCCGCCGCCGCCACCAAGAGCGCGTGGTCGTCGCGCGGCAGATAGGGCCGCACGCGGACGCGCGCGGCGACGCCGGCCTCGCTCGCCCAGCCGCGCACCGTCGCCTCGTCGTCGCCGGCTACGCCGCCGATTACCAGGTCCGGCACGGCCGCGTCGGCCGCGACGCGCCCGAACGCCTCGACCGTGAGCCGGGTGTTCTTGCGCGGGAAGGCGGCGCCCAGGTGCAGCATGTAGCGGGCCGGCAGGCCGAGGCGCTCGCGGAAGGCCGCCAGCTCCGCCGGCGTCCGCTTCTCGAAGAAGACCGGGTCCACCGCCTCCTCGATGACGGTGACGCGGGCCGCCGCCCGCGGCCCCAGCCGACGCGCAATGTCTCCGGCCGACGTCCGCGAGACCGTGATTATGGCGGCGCAGCGCCGCGCGGCGCGCTTGAGCACCCACGATTGATAGACATAGTAACGGTTGGCGGCGAAGGTGTGGAAGCGCCGCTCGAACATCATCGTATCGTGGAGGGTGAGGACCGTCGGCGACGGCGGCTCGAGCGGAAGCGCGTTACCCGGCGCGTGAAAGAGGTCGGCGCCGAGCCGGCGCAGCACCCGGGGCAAGACGAACTGCTCCCACGCGTAGACGGGCCGGCCGGTCGCGACCACGGCCTTAAGCGAGAGCGCCGGATACGCCGCCTCGAGCTCCCGGTCCGAAACGAGCACGAACGCGGGCGGGGCCGGCAGCGCCGACATGCCGGCCAGCAGCGTGTGGAGGTAGCGCCCTATTCCCTTGGCCTCGCCGGCGAGGTAGCGCGCGTCCAGGGCTACGGTGAATTCGGCCATAAATAAAAAGCCGCCGCCGCAGTTTCGGCGCGGCTGGTACTTTCGGCGTAATAAACTATCGTTTCCAACGGCCCGGCGGGTATCGCGGCCCTTGCCTTGGCTTCCTATTTCGCGCCGGCTTCGGGGGCCCGGCCGCCGACGACTTCATTATACAACAAAATCAGCCGCCGCGCCACCGCTTTCATTCCGTAAGGCTCCACGGCCGAAGGGCCCACCGGCGGCAGCGACAACGCCGCGACTATGCCTTCGGCAACGTCCCGGGCGTCGTCGCCCACCGGGAGGCAGGCGTCGCTGCGCTCGAGGAAGTCGACGTCGCCCACGCGGCGGCTCACTACCGGCCGCGCCGACGCCACCGCCTCCTTGACCGTAAGCGGGCCCAGCTCCACGTCGGAGGTGACGACTACGACGTCCGCGGCGCCGAAGTACACGGGCACCAGCTCGCGCGGCGCCGGGTGAAACGTCAAGAGCTCGAGCGCGGGCTCGAGCCGGCGCGCGAGCGCCACCGCCTCCCGCGCCAGGTCGTACCGCTTCGACGCGCGGTTCGGGTCGGCCGGGAAGAGGACGTACTTCTTGTCGGCGTCCAGGGCCAGCTCGCGGCGGCATTCCCGCTTGTCGCGCGGGTGGAAGAGCTCGAGGTCCGTCCCCATCGGGATGGCGTCGCATTCCACGGGAGCCATGGCGCGGGCGGCGGCGGGCGTCACGGCGACGAAGCGGTCCGCGCGGCGGGCCACGGCCCGGGCGAACCGCCGATACAGCGGATTCGTGACCACCGGGTTGTCGTGGACGGTCATGACCAGCGGCCGGGCGCCGGCAACGAGGGCCGCCGCGGCGGAGTACGCGTGGTGGGCGTGGAAGAGGTCGTAGTCGCCCCGGCGCGCGCGCAGCTCGCGGACGGCGCGGGGGTACGCCAGCCGGTCGCGGTACCCCTGGATGAAGTAGACGTCGACGGCCAGGCCCGCGGCCCGCAGCGACTCCACCTGCTCGTAGACGAAGGACCCGAAGGAGGGGTCTTCGTCGCGGGGGTACATATTGGTTATGACGAGAAGGCGCATAGTAAGGGCCCGGGCGCGGCGTAAAAATGAAAGACGTCGACGCCGACGTCTTAAGGCCGCAGCGGCCTTTTGCGCTATTATAGCCGGTCGCGGTTAATTTTCAATAAAAAAAGAAGTCGACCGGCGACCCGAGGAGCGACGCCGTCTCCCTCGTTTGCACGCGCGCCCCTTTTACATTTTATGTTATTATGGATACCGGTCGTGGGGAACCACGGATTGCAGCTACATAACCACGATTACGCCCGTACTATGCGAAACGTTATAACAACGTTATGGGCCCTTGGGTGTCTTCTCGCCCTGGGGCTTAGCGTTGAGGCCGCGCCTCCTGGCGAAAACGCCGAGCTGGTTTTCGGGGGAGGCGCCGGCTATTTCTTGCAAGATGTAAAAGGCGATATACCGAGAGACGACACGCCGGAGTTGACCTGGGCCGTCGGCTTGGATTTGCGCGTAAAGCGACTGGGCGTAGCGTACGATTTAAAGGTTGAACCCGGTTACGTCTATAAAGACCCCAGGAGCCCCTTCGACCCGTTCCCCTGGGTCGCCGCATACCACCATGATTTTTACCTGCGTTGGTTTTTCTTCGTCCGCCCGCCAGCCGCTTTTTCGGTGGCCGGATGCCTCGAGGTCACCGGAATATATACCCCCCCCTCGCCGTTTCATGACGTATCACGGTGGTACGGCTCGTTCCAACCCGGCATATATTTGGGTTGCGACCTCCGCGTCGTCGAGTGGTTGAGGACGTCGTTTCAATCCGGTTTTACGCGCAGGGTTAAGCCGACGCGCCGCACCGGCGACCCTATCCAAACGCGGTACGTGCTCTCGGATACGTGGGCTTCACACCTGGACGTCAGCTATTGGTTGTGGGATTTCCTGGGCGTGGGGGTCCGCACGTCGCTATACGTCGACGGCCCGGGCGAACCAAAAGATAACGAAAAATTCGCGGAAATTGGCTACCCGCCGGCGGTTTGTTGGGCCGTGTTCGTCGGCCCGGCGTTGAACTTCTCGGCGTTCGGGTCATATTTTTAGCCTGGGTAACGTATTTTAA
Protein-coding regions in this window:
- a CDS encoding glycosyltransferase, with amino-acid sequence MKVLLIASEVPYPPTDSNRACYYHLLRRLAGKHEFTVLAMSSADAAGAAAELEPYVKELVVVPHELKKTVWRRARSLFSSLPFGVRLFRSKEYARALGELLARESFDVIVAGNVNMAQYTVGLEGTPRVLFPQDAWSLYYRRQMKHAGNPAAFVYSWLQHLKLRRYERRTYGRYDGCIMVAQRDADIVRAVCPGLPIYFAHSGVDIPPLEDAAKEPHSVVFSGVMDYPPNKDCVCYFANEIFPLIRERVPEAAFHVVGKNAGPEVRALAEKPGVVVTGTVPDLIAYIRRMEIYVCPMRLGSGMKMKIVEALSAGLPVVSTSVGADGMDLLVAGRDFVVADGPAPFAAAVVELLKDEGSRRRFGRSGRTAVKKAYTWDAYAKAWRKILADVAAGEGKT
- a CDS encoding glycosyltransferase family 1 protein, giving the protein MAEFTVALDARYLAGEAKGIGRYLHTLLAGMSALPAPPAFVLVSDRELEAAYPALSLKAVVATGRPVYAWEQFVLPRVLRRLGADLFHAPGNALPLEPPSPTVLTLHDTMMFERRFHTFAANRYYVYQSWVLKRAARRCAAIITVSRTSAGDIARRLGPRAAARVTVIEEAVDPVFFEKRTPAELAAFRERLGLPARYMLHLGAAFPRKNTRLTVEAFGRVAADAAVPDLVIGGVAGDDEATVRGWASEAGVAARVRVRPYLPRDDHALLVAAAEMLLYPSAYEGFGLPALEAMAVGVPVVAARRGALPETCGDAAFYVEPEVDELAAVMRFLATDEGERRKLAAAGGEHVKKFSPRRMASRTLEVYRAVLAATKS
- a CDS encoding glycosyltransferase, with product MIAQKAAAALRRRRRRLSFLRRARALTMRLLVITNMYPRDEDPSFGSFVYEQVESLRAAGLAVDVYFIQGYRDRLAYPRAVRELRARRGDYDLFHAHHAYSAAAALVAGARPLVMTVHDNPVVTNPLYRRFARAVARRADRFVAVTPAAARAMAPVECDAIPMGTDLELFHPRDKRECRRELALDADKKYVLFPADPNRASKRYDLAREAVALARRLEPALELLTFHPAPRELVPVYFGAADVVVVTSDVELGPLTVKEAVASARPVVSRRVGDVDFLERSDACLPVGDDARDVAEGIVAALSLPPVGPSAVEPYGMKAVARRLILLYNEVVGGRAPEAGAK